From one Caldithrix abyssi DSM 13497 genomic stretch:
- a CDS encoding FAD-dependent oxidoreductase — protein MAKPEKHLLIIGGNAAGLSAARRARRNDPRLKITVLEKSGIVSYGACGLPYYISDVIKDEKALLVLPVDALVKDGIDVLLNHEVVEMNVRERSVYVRTAEQFQKIQYDWLIIASGARPIEPDIPGRDLDGVYTVRSLEKAAQLKNELISGKHRSAVVIGGGYIGLEMAEALTRQGLKVTVIEQKSQVLPYIDSDMAALVESEMTGRGVALKTSTAAVRIIGEQAVRGVETDGGEILSCSLVILAVGVRPNADFAGLAGIELGPSGAIRTDDYLRTNVLNVYAAGDCAQVKNTVTNKFEYFPLGTTANKQGRVAGDNATGRRQKFSGVVGAAVVEAFGLEIARTGITEAHALKLRMPVKSVTIKGTSRAGYFPGKKEIYVKLIFDFLSGRLLGAQMIGKEGVAKRLDVLSTALQQKLTVQELSELDLSYAPPFAPVWDPLLIAANQAQKLVWARRY, from the coding sequence ATGGCAAAACCAGAAAAACACTTGCTTATCATTGGCGGAAACGCGGCCGGACTTTCGGCGGCGCGTCGCGCCCGTAGAAATGATCCCCGCCTTAAGATCACCGTTCTGGAAAAGAGCGGGATCGTCTCTTACGGCGCCTGCGGCCTGCCCTACTATATCTCCGACGTGATTAAAGATGAAAAAGCGTTGCTGGTTTTGCCCGTTGATGCCCTGGTAAAGGACGGCATCGACGTTCTGCTAAACCATGAAGTTGTTGAGATGAACGTGCGGGAGCGTAGCGTTTATGTGCGTACGGCGGAACAGTTCCAAAAAATACAATATGACTGGTTGATTATTGCCAGCGGGGCGCGCCCGATTGAACCGGACATTCCGGGAAGAGATTTAGACGGAGTTTACACCGTTCGTTCTCTGGAAAAGGCTGCGCAGTTAAAAAACGAATTGATCTCTGGCAAACATCGGTCGGCCGTGGTGATTGGCGGCGGTTACATCGGTCTGGAAATGGCCGAAGCGCTGACCAGGCAGGGGCTTAAGGTTACGGTAATCGAGCAGAAATCACAGGTATTGCCTTACATCGACAGCGATATGGCCGCACTGGTAGAAAGCGAAATGACAGGCAGGGGCGTTGCGCTTAAGACTTCGACCGCCGCCGTCAGAATTATCGGCGAACAGGCGGTGCGCGGCGTGGAAACCGACGGGGGAGAAATTTTGAGCTGCTCGCTGGTGATTCTGGCAGTGGGCGTGCGGCCCAATGCGGACTTTGCCGGCCTGGCCGGAATTGAACTGGGGCCCTCTGGCGCTATCCGCACGGACGATTACCTGCGAACCAATGTTTTGAATGTTTACGCCGCCGGCGATTGCGCGCAGGTTAAAAATACGGTGACTAATAAATTTGAATACTTTCCTCTGGGCACCACGGCCAACAAGCAGGGTCGCGTGGCTGGCGATAACGCTACCGGTCGGCGACAAAAATTTTCTGGCGTGGTGGGCGCCGCGGTGGTTGAGGCGTTTGGGCTGGAGATCGCGCGCACCGGCATTACCGAAGCTCATGCTCTCAAGCTCAGAATGCCTGTCAAGTCGGTAACGATTAAAGGCACATCGCGCGCCGGCTATTTTCCGGGTAAGAAGGAAATTTATGTTAAATTGATCTTCGATTTTTTAAGCGGCCGTCTGCTGGGCGCGCAAATGATCGGTAAAGAGGGCGTGGCCAAACGACTGGATGTCCTTTCTACCGCTTTGCAGCAAAAACTTACCGTGCAGGAATTGAGCGAATTGGACTTAAGCTATGCGCCGCCCTTTGCGCCGGTCTGGGATCCGCTTTTAATCGCAGCCAACCAGGCCCAAAAGCTGGTGTGGGCCAGACGTTATTAA
- a CDS encoding radical SAM protein, whose protein sequence is MFMQLMPNELALGRLIGSLNFRRAKNLLLTGSSFFLSALSGKTFVWGRPAILTIEPTNLCNLHCPLCTTGSGDMKRVQGRMSLETFQRIIELFGDDIFFLLLYHQGEPYLNRHFLDFVRLAKTKNIYCTTSTNGHYFDEDTIHATIDSGLDSMIVSLDGVTQQTYERYRVNGKLQKVVQGVRRFMEIKKQRGVRHPLIALQFLVMKHNEHELPAVRKLAKELGVDRLLIKNIEVHSVEEARQWLPQEDKFRRYNFDGKQLRVKNANKKSCPRPWLSTLINWDGGLVPCCFDKNGEFEMGNIHQAQDFDRLWLNEKFQSFRHRLNTNRQSIDMCRNCNQGFGSFIPQFKLFGARSSRRQKNI, encoded by the coding sequence ATGTTCATGCAGTTAATGCCCAATGAGCTGGCGCTCGGTCGCTTAATCGGTAGTTTGAATTTCAGAAGAGCAAAAAATCTTCTGTTAACCGGAAGTTCATTTTTTCTTTCTGCATTAAGCGGAAAAACCTTCGTCTGGGGGCGACCGGCCATTTTGACCATTGAACCCACCAACTTATGCAATCTGCACTGTCCCCTGTGCACCACCGGCTCCGGCGATATGAAGCGCGTTCAGGGACGTATGAGTCTGGAAACCTTTCAGCGCATCATCGAGCTGTTCGGCGACGATATTTTTTTTCTGCTTCTTTATCATCAGGGCGAACCTTATTTAAACCGCCATTTTTTAGATTTTGTGCGGCTGGCCAAAACTAAAAACATCTACTGCACCACAAGCACAAACGGCCATTACTTTGATGAAGACACCATCCACGCCACCATCGATTCCGGGCTGGACAGCATGATCGTTTCGCTGGACGGCGTCACTCAGCAAACCTACGAACGATACCGGGTTAACGGCAAACTGCAAAAAGTGGTGCAAGGCGTACGACGCTTCATGGAAATTAAAAAGCAGCGTGGTGTCCGACATCCATTAATTGCCCTGCAGTTTCTGGTTATGAAACACAACGAACATGAACTGCCGGCCGTGCGCAAACTGGCTAAAGAACTGGGCGTTGATCGCCTGCTGATTAAAAATATTGAAGTCCACTCGGTGGAGGAAGCCCGACAATGGCTGCCGCAGGAGGATAAATTCAGGCGCTATAATTTCGATGGAAAGCAACTGCGCGTCAAAAATGCCAATAAAAAATCCTGTCCACGGCCCTGGCTTTCCACTTTGATTAACTGGGATGGCGGCCTGGTGCCCTGTTGTTTTGACAAGAACGGGGAATTCGAAATGGGCAATATTCACCAGGCGCAGGATTTTGACCGGCTCTGGCTAAACGAAAAATTCCAGTCCTTTCGGCATCGCCTCAACACCAACCGCCAGAGTATTGACATGTGCCGCAACTGCAATCAGGGCTTTGGAAGCTTCATCCCTCAATTCAAACTGTTTGGCGCCCGGAGCTCCCGCAGGCAGAAGAACATTTAA